Proteins encoded in a region of the Coregonus clupeaformis isolate EN_2021a chromosome 9, ASM2061545v1, whole genome shotgun sequence genome:
- the LOC121573630 gene encoding solute carrier family 12 member 9 isoform X2: MSNEHTPLLAHGVCGLSVDTAVCGMGGSDGTGEASTPNAVPRKLNTFFGVIVPTVLSMFSIVLFLRTASSSALRVLPQGYWYTVLYSSIVLLLVLVVCLVGAHIFARTSFLILLVVTISLLSIYISPLALTTPLTFLITHQGPGNQTLTYNASYTGFNGTTLRDNLGSGYTVDYSTGKVMSFATVFAVMFTSCTGIMAGANMSGELKNPSAAIPKGTIIAVLYTCIVYVLLFVLASSTCERTLLVQDYGFFQRINIWPPFVTIGIYCSALSAAMCSLIGASRILHALALDQLFGFPLAPAATTSSSGNPWVAVLYTWGLAQCVVFAGQLNAIAGLVTVFYLLAYAAVDLACLALEWASAPNFRPTFQVFSWHTCLLGILSCLVMMFVINPVYSSASIVLLLLLLLFLHYRSPTSSWGYISQALIFHQVRKYLLMLDVRKDHVKFWRPQVLLMVANPRSSCQLINFVNQLKKGGLFVLGHVKLGDLDTLPSDPVQQQYNFWLSLVDKLGVKAFVDLTLSTSVRQGTQHLLRITGLGGMKPNTLVLGFYDSCTPEDYFLQDPAFYESEEAGGDDFGVDLPSLQAHFPPVRHVESPRWLTPEEYVGIISDAIKMSKNVCLGRYFSQLQGESMGTKTDGAERIIDVWPLNLLRPGSTSAASVDVCSLFLLQMACVLNMASRWRHARMRIFLCVEAESSDQGWVVKEETFRELLRKLRIRASIKIVPWDSVVQLYGQKQTPDPELGELGLTRPAPALSEDFLSAVNCLLMEHSAQAAVRFLYLPRPPTHSSQSQQYLSQLEAVTHGLGPTLLIHGLTPVTCTEL, from the exons ATGTCTAATGAACACACACCCCTCCTCGCCCATGGGGTGTGTGGTCTGTCTGTAGACACCGCAGTGTGTGGCATGGGGGGGTCCGATGGCACTGGGGAGGCCAGCACTCCTAATGCTGTACCCCGAAAACTCAACACCTTCTTCGGGGTGATAGTGCCCACCGTCCTCTCCATGTTCAGCATTGTCCTCTTCCTCAGAACTG CATCCTCCTCTGCGTTGCGGGTGCTTCCCCAGGGATACTGGTACACAGTGCTGTACTCTTCCATAGTTCTCCTGCTGGTTCTGGTGGTGTGCCTAGTGGGTGCCCACATCTTTGCCCGCACCTCCTTCCTCATCCTGCTGGTGGTGACCATCTCCCTGCTGTCCATCTACATCAGCCCCCTGGCGCTGACCACGCCCCTAACCTTTCTCATCACCCACCAGGGCCCTGGCAACCAGACCCTCACCTACAACGCCAGCTACACAGGCTTCAATGGCACCACACTGAGGGACAACCTGGGTT CGGGCTACACTGTGGACTACAGCACCGGTAAAGTCATGTCATTCGCCACTGTGTTCGCTGTCATGTTCACCAGCTGTACCGGAATCATGGCCGGAGCAAACATGTCAG GAGAGCTGAAGAACCCCAGTGCTGCCATTCCCAAAGGCACCATTATTGCAGTCCTCTACACCTGCATAGTCTATGTCCTGCTCTTTGTCCTGGCCAGCTCCACCTGTGAAAG GACCCTGTTGGTTCAGGATTACGGATTCTTCCAGCGTATAAACATCTGGCCGCCATTTGTAACCATTGGGATCTACTGTTCCGCCCTGTCAGCAGCCATGTGCTCTCTGATTGGGGCGTCCCGGATCCTCCATGCCCTCGCACTGGACCAACTGTTTG GTTTTCCATTGGCTCCTGCTGCTACCACTTCCAGCTCAGGTAACCCATGGGTGGCAGTGCTGTACACCTGGGGCTTGGCACAG TGTGTGGTGTTTGCAGGCCAGCTTAATGCCATAGCTGGCCTTGTGACAGTGTTCTACCTGCTGGCCTATGCTGCTGTCGACCTGGCCTGTCTGGCTCTAGAGTGGGCATCGGCCCCCAACTTCAG GCCCACCTTCCAGGTGTTCTCCTGGCACACATGTCTGCTGGGCATTCTGAGCTGTCTGGTGATGATGTTTGTCATTAATCCCGTCTACTCTTCAGCCAGCATCGTCCTCCTCTTGCTGCTGTTGCTCTTCCTGCACTACAGATCACCCACCAGCAGCTGGGGATACATCAGCCAGGCTCTCATCTTCCATCAG GTGCGCAAGTATCTACTGATGCTGGATGTGAGGAAGGACCATGTGAAGTTCTGGAGGCCCCAGGTGTTGTTGATGGTGGCCAACCCTCGCTCCTCCTGCCAGCTCATCAACTTTGTCAATCAGCTGAAGAAGGGTGGCTTGTTTGTGCTGGGGCACGTGAAGCTGGGCGATCTGG ACACCCTGCCCTCAGACCCTGTCCAGCAGCAGTATAACTTCTGGCTGAGTCTGGTGGATAAGCTGGGGGTGAAGGCCTTTGTGGACCTGACTCTGTCCACCTCTGTGAGACAGGGCACACAGCATCTGCTGCGCATCACCGGCCTGG GCGGCATGAAGCCCAACACTCTGGTCTTGGGGTTCTACGACAGTTGCACCCCTGAGGACTACTTCCTCCAAGACCCTGCTTTCTATGAGTCAGAAGAGGCCGGAGGGGATGATTTTGGGGTAGATCTGCCCTCTCTGCAAGCCCACTTCCCCCCAGTTCGCCATGTGGAGAGCCCACGCTGGCTCACGCCAGAGGAGTATGTGGGAATCATCTCAGATGCCATCAAAATGAGTAAGAACGTGTGTCTGGGCCGCTACTTCTCCCAGCTGCAGGGGGAGAGCATGGGGACCAAGACGGACGGGGCTGAGAGGATCATCGACGTCTGGCCCCTCAACCTGCTGCGGCCGGGCAGCACCTCAGCAGCCTCTGTCGACGTGTGCAGCCTTTTCCTGCTGCAGATGGCGTGTGTTCTCAACATGGCCAGCAGATGGCGCCATGCCAGAATGAGAATATTTCTGTGTGTGGAGGCAGAGTCAAGCGACCAGGGCTGGGTGGTTAAAGAGGAGACCTTCCGGGAGCTGTTGAGGAAGCTGAGGATCAGGGCCTCCATCAAGATAGTGCCCTGGGACTCAGTGGTGCAGCTCTACGGACAGAAACAGACACCAGACCCAGAGCTGGGGGAGCTAGGCCTGACGAGGCCGGCCCCAGCCCTCTCAGAGGACTTCCTGTCTGCAGTCAACTGCCTGCTGATGGAGCACAGTGCTCAGGCTGCTGTCCGCTTCCTGTATTTACCACGCCCCCCTACTCACTCTAGCCAATCACAACAATACCTCAGTCAGTTGGAAGCTGTGACTCACGGTTTAGGCCCAACCCTCTTGATTCATGGTCTCACCCCAGTCACGTGCACTGAGCTTTGA
- the LOC121573630 gene encoding solute carrier family 12 member 9 isoform X1 produces the protein MSNEHTPLLAHGVCGLSVDTAVCGMGGSDGTGEASTPNAVPRKLNTFFGVIVPTVLSMFSIVLFLRTGFVVGHAGLLQGLVMLLVAYTIISLTILSICAISTNGAVQGGGAYFMISRSLGPEFGGSIGLMFFLAKVCACGVYVLGLVEAILDIFGQDPASSSALRVLPQGYWYTVLYSSIVLLLVLVVCLVGAHIFARTSFLILLVVTISLLSIYISPLALTTPLTFLITHQGPGNQTLTYNASYTGFNGTTLRDNLGSGYTVDYSTGKVMSFATVFAVMFTSCTGIMAGANMSGELKNPSAAIPKGTIIAVLYTCIVYVLLFVLASSTCERTLLVQDYGFFQRINIWPPFVTIGIYCSALSAAMCSLIGASRILHALALDQLFGFPLAPAATTSSSGNPWVAVLYTWGLAQCVVFAGQLNAIAGLVTVFYLLAYAAVDLACLALEWASAPNFRPTFQVFSWHTCLLGILSCLVMMFVINPVYSSASIVLLLLLLLFLHYRSPTSSWGYISQALIFHQVRKYLLMLDVRKDHVKFWRPQVLLMVANPRSSCQLINFVNQLKKGGLFVLGHVKLGDLDTLPSDPVQQQYNFWLSLVDKLGVKAFVDLTLSTSVRQGTQHLLRITGLGGMKPNTLVLGFYDSCTPEDYFLQDPAFYESEEAGGDDFGVDLPSLQAHFPPVRHVESPRWLTPEEYVGIISDAIKMSKNVCLGRYFSQLQGESMGTKTDGAERIIDVWPLNLLRPGSTSAASVDVCSLFLLQMACVLNMASRWRHARMRIFLCVEAESSDQGWVVKEETFRELLRKLRIRASIKIVPWDSVVQLYGQKQTPDPELGELGLTRPAPALSEDFLSAVNCLLMEHSAQAAVRFLYLPRPPTHSSQSQQYLSQLEAVTHGLGPTLLIHGLTPVTCTEL, from the exons ATGTCTAATGAACACACACCCCTCCTCGCCCATGGGGTGTGTGGTCTGTCTGTAGACACCGCAGTGTGTGGCATGGGGGGGTCCGATGGCACTGGGGAGGCCAGCACTCCTAATGCTGTACCCCGAAAACTCAACACCTTCTTCGGGGTGATAGTGCCCACCGTCCTCTCCATGTTCAGCATTGTCCTCTTCCTCAGAACTG GGTTTGTGGTTGGTCATGCGGGGCTCTTGCAGGGTCTTGTGatgctgcttgtagcctacacCATTATCTCCCTCACCATCTTGTCCATCTGTGCTATTTCCACCAATGGTGCTGTGCAGGGAGGTGGGGCCTATT TCATGATCAGTCGATCGTTGGGCCCAGAGTTTGGAGGAAGCATTGGTCTCATGTTCTTCCTTGCCAAGGTGTGCGCGTGTGGAGTGTATGTGCTTGGTCTGGTAGAGGCCATACTTGACATATTTGGTCAGGACCCAG CATCCTCCTCTGCGTTGCGGGTGCTTCCCCAGGGATACTGGTACACAGTGCTGTACTCTTCCATAGTTCTCCTGCTGGTTCTGGTGGTGTGCCTAGTGGGTGCCCACATCTTTGCCCGCACCTCCTTCCTCATCCTGCTGGTGGTGACCATCTCCCTGCTGTCCATCTACATCAGCCCCCTGGCGCTGACCACGCCCCTAACCTTTCTCATCACCCACCAGGGCCCTGGCAACCAGACCCTCACCTACAACGCCAGCTACACAGGCTTCAATGGCACCACACTGAGGGACAACCTGGGTT CGGGCTACACTGTGGACTACAGCACCGGTAAAGTCATGTCATTCGCCACTGTGTTCGCTGTCATGTTCACCAGCTGTACCGGAATCATGGCCGGAGCAAACATGTCAG GAGAGCTGAAGAACCCCAGTGCTGCCATTCCCAAAGGCACCATTATTGCAGTCCTCTACACCTGCATAGTCTATGTCCTGCTCTTTGTCCTGGCCAGCTCCACCTGTGAAAG GACCCTGTTGGTTCAGGATTACGGATTCTTCCAGCGTATAAACATCTGGCCGCCATTTGTAACCATTGGGATCTACTGTTCCGCCCTGTCAGCAGCCATGTGCTCTCTGATTGGGGCGTCCCGGATCCTCCATGCCCTCGCACTGGACCAACTGTTTG GTTTTCCATTGGCTCCTGCTGCTACCACTTCCAGCTCAGGTAACCCATGGGTGGCAGTGCTGTACACCTGGGGCTTGGCACAG TGTGTGGTGTTTGCAGGCCAGCTTAATGCCATAGCTGGCCTTGTGACAGTGTTCTACCTGCTGGCCTATGCTGCTGTCGACCTGGCCTGTCTGGCTCTAGAGTGGGCATCGGCCCCCAACTTCAG GCCCACCTTCCAGGTGTTCTCCTGGCACACATGTCTGCTGGGCATTCTGAGCTGTCTGGTGATGATGTTTGTCATTAATCCCGTCTACTCTTCAGCCAGCATCGTCCTCCTCTTGCTGCTGTTGCTCTTCCTGCACTACAGATCACCCACCAGCAGCTGGGGATACATCAGCCAGGCTCTCATCTTCCATCAG GTGCGCAAGTATCTACTGATGCTGGATGTGAGGAAGGACCATGTGAAGTTCTGGAGGCCCCAGGTGTTGTTGATGGTGGCCAACCCTCGCTCCTCCTGCCAGCTCATCAACTTTGTCAATCAGCTGAAGAAGGGTGGCTTGTTTGTGCTGGGGCACGTGAAGCTGGGCGATCTGG ACACCCTGCCCTCAGACCCTGTCCAGCAGCAGTATAACTTCTGGCTGAGTCTGGTGGATAAGCTGGGGGTGAAGGCCTTTGTGGACCTGACTCTGTCCACCTCTGTGAGACAGGGCACACAGCATCTGCTGCGCATCACCGGCCTGG GCGGCATGAAGCCCAACACTCTGGTCTTGGGGTTCTACGACAGTTGCACCCCTGAGGACTACTTCCTCCAAGACCCTGCTTTCTATGAGTCAGAAGAGGCCGGAGGGGATGATTTTGGGGTAGATCTGCCCTCTCTGCAAGCCCACTTCCCCCCAGTTCGCCATGTGGAGAGCCCACGCTGGCTCACGCCAGAGGAGTATGTGGGAATCATCTCAGATGCCATCAAAATGAGTAAGAACGTGTGTCTGGGCCGCTACTTCTCCCAGCTGCAGGGGGAGAGCATGGGGACCAAGACGGACGGGGCTGAGAGGATCATCGACGTCTGGCCCCTCAACCTGCTGCGGCCGGGCAGCACCTCAGCAGCCTCTGTCGACGTGTGCAGCCTTTTCCTGCTGCAGATGGCGTGTGTTCTCAACATGGCCAGCAGATGGCGCCATGCCAGAATGAGAATATTTCTGTGTGTGGAGGCAGAGTCAAGCGACCAGGGCTGGGTGGTTAAAGAGGAGACCTTCCGGGAGCTGTTGAGGAAGCTGAGGATCAGGGCCTCCATCAAGATAGTGCCCTGGGACTCAGTGGTGCAGCTCTACGGACAGAAACAGACACCAGACCCAGAGCTGGGGGAGCTAGGCCTGACGAGGCCGGCCCCAGCCCTCTCAGAGGACTTCCTGTCTGCAGTCAACTGCCTGCTGATGGAGCACAGTGCTCAGGCTGCTGTCCGCTTCCTGTATTTACCACGCCCCCCTACTCACTCTAGCCAATCACAACAATACCTCAGTCAGTTGGAAGCTGTGACTCACGGTTTAGGCCCAACCCTCTTGATTCATGGTCTCACCCCAGTCACGTGCACTGAGCTTTGA